From a single Alloactinosynnema sp. L-07 genomic region:
- a CDS encoding DUF5682 family protein, which yields MTLSVLGIRHHGPGSARALVSALADLAPDIVLIEGPPEADALVALAAEDTMAPPVALLAYAVDDAARAAFWPFAVFSPEWQAIRYATAHGIPVRFCDLPAAHQFAADTKRTRRTEDPLGTLAELAGYDDAERWWDDVIEHGAHDEAPFDVIAEAMGALREDHDEPDEREKQREAYMRQTIRKARKDGFERIAVVCGAWHVPALREPLPPAAHDQRVLKGLPKRKVACTWVPWTHSRLATTSGYGAGITSPGWYHHLFTATDHITARWLTDVARVLRQEDLPVSSAHVIEAVRLADTLAALRDRAVPGLAEVTEATRAVLCGGDELQLDLVTRRLVVGERLGAVPPGTPQAPVAADLTAQARRLRLKRDPLERELDLDLRDQNGAEKSRLLHRLRILSIDWGVPALSARRSKGTFRETWALCWEPGFEVDLVAAGVHGTSVLAAATSVVRARTTAESTLPEITGAIEDCLLADLADALPEALAALDTRAAADADATALMGALPPLARAARYGDVRGTDTAALAAVSERILTRVCAGLPRAAHGIDDQAAEELCKLVDGVHEATGLLGDVAVDQWLSALATIAARDTAPPLLAGRVTRLLHDADRVATDEVALRLARALTAGVTPQAAAAFIEGFFAGGALLLVHDDTLLGVLDRWLAEIAVDQFTQVLPLLRRTFGAFAPPERRVIGERAAGRTARTQTSADLDEERAVAALPVLATLLGVGR from the coding sequence ATGACCCTTTCCGTCCTCGGCATCCGCCACCACGGGCCCGGGTCGGCCAGGGCGCTGGTGTCGGCGCTGGCCGATCTCGCGCCCGACATCGTGCTGATCGAGGGCCCGCCGGAGGCCGACGCACTCGTGGCGCTCGCCGCCGAGGACACCATGGCGCCGCCGGTGGCGCTGCTCGCCTACGCCGTCGACGACGCGGCGCGGGCGGCGTTCTGGCCGTTCGCCGTGTTCAGCCCCGAGTGGCAGGCGATCCGCTACGCCACCGCCCACGGCATCCCGGTCCGCTTCTGCGACCTGCCCGCCGCCCACCAGTTCGCCGCCGATACCAAACGCACGCGGCGCACGGAGGACCCGCTGGGCACGCTCGCCGAACTCGCGGGCTACGACGACGCCGAGCGCTGGTGGGACGACGTGATCGAGCACGGCGCGCACGACGAGGCGCCGTTCGACGTCATCGCCGAGGCGATGGGTGCGCTGCGTGAGGACCACGACGAGCCCGACGAGCGCGAGAAGCAGCGCGAGGCCTACATGCGCCAGACGATCCGCAAGGCCCGCAAGGACGGCTTCGAGCGGATCGCGGTGGTCTGCGGCGCGTGGCACGTGCCCGCGCTGCGTGAGCCGCTGCCGCCCGCCGCGCACGACCAGCGCGTCCTCAAAGGACTGCCGAAGCGCAAGGTCGCGTGCACGTGGGTGCCGTGGACGCACAGCAGGCTCGCCACGACCAGCGGCTACGGCGCGGGCATCACCTCGCCCGGCTGGTACCACCACCTGTTCACCGCCACCGACCACATCACCGCCCGCTGGCTCACCGACGTTGCCCGCGTCCTGCGCCAGGAGGACCTGCCGGTGTCCAGCGCGCACGTCATCGAGGCCGTCCGCCTGGCCGACACCCTGGCCGCGCTGCGCGACCGCGCCGTGCCGGGCTTGGCCGAGGTCACCGAGGCGACGCGGGCCGTGCTGTGTGGCGGCGACGAACTCCAACTCGACCTGGTCACCCGGCGCCTGGTGGTGGGCGAGCGGCTCGGCGCGGTTCCCCCCGGCACGCCGCAGGCCCCGGTCGCCGCGGATCTGACCGCCCAGGCCCGCAGGCTGCGGCTCAAGCGCGACCCCCTCGAACGCGAACTCGACCTCGACCTGCGCGACCAGAACGGCGCCGAGAAGTCCCGGCTGCTGCACCGGCTGCGGATCCTGAGCATCGACTGGGGCGTGCCCGCGCTGTCGGCCCGCCGCTCGAAGGGCACGTTCCGCGAGACATGGGCGCTGTGCTGGGAGCCCGGCTTCGAGGTCGACCTCGTCGCCGCGGGCGTGCACGGCACGTCGGTCCTGGCCGCCGCGACCTCGGTCGTGCGGGCCAGGACGACCGCCGAGTCGACGCTGCCGGAGATCACCGGCGCCATCGAGGACTGCCTGCTCGCCGACCTCGCCGACGCGCTGCCCGAGGCACTGGCCGCCCTCGACACCCGCGCCGCCGCCGACGCCGACGCGACCGCCCTGATGGGCGCGCTGCCGCCGCTGGCCCGCGCGGCCCGCTACGGCGACGTCCGCGGCACCGACACCGCCGCCCTGGCCGCCGTCAGCGAACGGATCCTCACCCGCGTCTGCGCCGGTCTGCCGCGTGCCGCGCACGGCATCGACGACCAGGCCGCCGAGGAGCTGTGCAAGCTGGTCGACGGCGTGCACGAGGCCACCGGCCTGCTCGGCGACGTCGCCGTCGACCAGTGGCTGTCCGCGCTGGCCACCATCGCCGCCCGCGACACCGCGCCGCCGCTGCTCGCGGGCCGGGTGACCAGACTGCTCCACGACGCCGACCGGGTCGCCACCGACGAGGTCGCGCTGCGACTGGCCCGCGCGTTGACGGCGGGCGTCACCCCGCAGGCCGCCGCCGCGTTCATCGAGGGTTTCTTCGCCGGTGGCGCCCTGCTGCTCGTGCACGACGACACCCTGCTCGGCGTCCTCGACCGCTGGCTCGCCGAGATCGCCGTTGACCAGTTCACCCAGGTGCTTCCCTTGCTGCGGCGTACTTTCGGTGCCTTCGCGCCCCCGGAGCGCCGGGTGATCGGCGAGCGCGCCGCGGGCCGCACCGCCCGAACCCAGACGAGTGCCGATCTTGACGAGGAACGGGCCGTTGCCGCGCTGCCGGTGCTGGCCACGCTGCTGGGGGTGGGCCGGTGA
- a CDS encoding AAA family ATPase, which produces MTETVLRPHAEQAYADELVALAAVDERERPPSWRLSPWAVLHYLMGTTLADGTEITPKYIGPRRLIEVAIATLATDRALLLLGVPGTAKTWVSEHLAAAISGDSTLLVQGTAGTAEEAIRYGWNYARLIAEGPSEQALVPSPVLRAMRDGSLARIEELTRIPADVQDSLITVLSEKTLPIPELGSETQARRGFNVIATANNRDKGVNDLSSALRRRFNTVVLPLPDTAEAEVEIVTRRVIDLGASLSLPSEGAGLAEIRRVVTVFRELRAGRTEDGRIAVKSPSGTLSTAEAISVLTGGVALAAHFGDGVLRPHDVAAGILGAVVKDPAADTAVWTEYLETVVRERDGWADFYRACRELAG; this is translated from the coding sequence GTGACTGAGACCGTGTTGCGTCCACACGCCGAGCAGGCCTACGCCGACGAACTCGTCGCGCTGGCGGCGGTGGACGAGCGGGAGCGGCCGCCGTCGTGGCGGCTGTCGCCGTGGGCGGTGCTGCACTATCTGATGGGCACCACGCTGGCCGACGGCACCGAGATCACGCCCAAGTACATCGGGCCGCGCAGGCTGATCGAGGTCGCCATCGCCACCTTGGCCACCGACCGGGCGCTGCTGCTGCTCGGCGTGCCCGGCACCGCCAAGACCTGGGTGTCCGAGCACCTGGCCGCCGCCATCAGCGGCGACTCGACGCTGCTCGTCCAGGGCACGGCGGGCACCGCCGAGGAGGCGATCCGCTACGGGTGGAACTACGCGCGGCTCATCGCCGAGGGGCCCAGTGAGCAGGCGCTGGTGCCGAGCCCGGTGCTGCGGGCGATGCGCGACGGCAGCCTCGCCCGGATCGAGGAGCTGACCCGGATCCCCGCCGACGTCCAGGACAGCCTCATCACCGTCCTGTCCGAGAAGACGCTGCCGATCCCCGAACTGGGCAGCGAGACGCAGGCCCGGCGCGGGTTCAACGTCATCGCCACCGCCAACAACCGCGACAAAGGCGTCAACGACCTCTCCAGCGCCCTGCGCAGGCGGTTCAACACCGTCGTCCTCCCGCTGCCCGACACCGCCGAGGCCGAGGTGGAGATCGTCACCAGGCGGGTCATCGACCTCGGGGCGTCGCTCTCGCTGCCGTCCGAGGGGGCGGGGCTGGCCGAGATCCGCAGGGTCGTCACCGTGTTCCGCGAGCTGCGGGCGGGCCGCACCGAGGACGGGCGGATCGCGGTGAAGTCGCCGTCGGGCACGCTGTCCACGGCCGAGGCGATCAGCGTGCTGACCGGCGGTGTCGCGCTCGCCGCGCACTTCGGCGACGGCGTCCTGCGGCCGCACGACGTGGCCGCCGGGATTCTCGGCGCCGTGGTGAAGGACCCGGCCGCCGACACCGCCGTCTGGACCGAGTACCTGGAGACCGTGGTCCGCGAACGGGACGGGTGGGCCGACTTCTACCGGGCCTGCCGGGAGCTGGCCGGATGA
- a CDS encoding DUF5691 domain-containing protein, with protein MTGWDDLVAAALLGTRRRPVRTGELPKEVRALLDEPPSADAEPAPGAPAAGEHTGDSAVGAARGGVGERAVALAAADRLLTAAALMAGYRRAGRVGERDATALEQAVADVRGVVPAAARRRLDLMLTGDHTDLLGDWLDLVHARGFRLPPERLPALAEVARVRPGIRHSLARVAAGRGNWLGALNPEWSYLASHRSDVDDVWRFGDTAQRIHWLTEADPEVARAALAADWGAEPAPVRVRMLRAVGKSLDDEFLESALDDRAQEVRALAADLLAGRPESDLAGRMARRLAELVAVTGGTLVVRLPAARDDAMARDGVPAGVGRGGQRTAWLRAIVAAAPLGAWGEPGELLAMPVQGCDAGTLREAWALAAARQRNVRWARALLETDLSTPETAALVGVLPAGDWARAIKRLGGVRKSADLAELVIALSGPWPADLGDALLDWLAGHGDNRAVARAANVVARTVPAECLDHRVATQSLPSDAPAWRRHLWETLNFRRRMDEELR; from the coding sequence GTGACCGGCTGGGACGACCTTGTCGCCGCGGCGCTCCTGGGCACCCGGCGGCGCCCCGTTCGCACGGGGGAGCTGCCCAAGGAGGTTCGGGCGCTGCTCGACGAACCCCCATCGGCCGACGCCGAACCGGCGCCCGGGGCGCCCGCGGCGGGTGAACACACTGGTGATTCAGCGGTGGGGGCGGCGCGTGGCGGTGTGGGGGAGCGGGCCGTGGCTCTCGCCGCCGCGGATCGGCTGTTGACGGCCGCGGCACTGATGGCGGGGTATCGGCGGGCCGGGCGGGTGGGGGAGCGGGACGCGACCGCGCTTGAGCAGGCGGTGGCCGACGTTCGGGGTGTGGTTCCGGCCGCCGCGCGGCGGCGGCTTGATCTCATGCTCACTGGGGATCACACCGATCTTCTCGGTGACTGGTTGGACCTCGTCCACGCGCGGGGGTTCCGGTTGCCGCCGGAGCGGTTGCCCGCGCTCGCGGAGGTGGCGCGGGTTCGGCCGGGGATTCGACACTCGTTGGCCCGCGTAGCGGCGGGGCGGGGTAACTGGCTTGGCGCACTGAATCCCGAGTGGAGCTACCTGGCCAGCCATCGGTCCGATGTGGACGATGTCTGGCGGTTCGGCGACACCGCGCAGCGGATTCATTGGCTGACCGAGGCCGATCCGGAGGTGGCGAGGGCGGCGCTCGCGGCCGACTGGGGTGCTGAGCCCGCACCGGTTCGGGTGCGGATGCTGCGGGCGGTGGGGAAATCGTTGGACGACGAGTTCCTCGAATCCGCGCTCGACGATCGGGCGCAGGAGGTGCGGGCGCTGGCCGCCGACCTGCTGGCCGGGCGGCCGGAGTCGGACCTGGCCGGGCGCATGGCGCGGCGGTTGGCGGAGTTGGTGGCGGTCACTGGCGGGACGCTGGTCGTGCGGTTGCCCGCCGCGCGGGACGACGCGATGGCGCGGGACGGTGTGCCCGCGGGCGTGGGTCGCGGTGGGCAGCGGACGGCCTGGCTGCGGGCGATCGTCGCGGCGGCGCCGTTGGGGGCGTGGGGTGAGCCGGGGGAACTGCTCGCTATGCCCGTTCAAGGCTGTGACGCGGGGACGCTGCGCGAGGCGTGGGCGCTGGCCGCCGCCCGCCAGCGGAACGTGCGGTGGGCGCGGGCGTTGCTGGAGACCGACTTGTCCACCCCGGAGACCGCGGCCCTGGTGGGTGTTCTCCCGGCGGGCGACTGGGCGCGGGCGATCAAGCGGCTCGGTGGGGTGCGCAAGTCCGCGGACCTCGCCGAGTTGGTGATCGCCCTGTCTGGACCGTGGCCCGCCGACCTCGGCGACGCCCTGCTCGACTGGCTCGCGGGGCACGGGGACAACCGGGCGGTGGCGCGGGCGGCGAACGTGGTCGCGCGGACGGTCCCCGCCGAGTGCCTCGACCACCGGGTGGCCACCCAATCCCTTCCGTCGGACGCCCCGGCGTGGCGTCGGCATCTGTGGGAGACGCTGAACTTCCGCCGTCGGATGGACGAAGAGCTGCGATGA
- a CDS encoding SWIM zinc finger family protein, with product MRWTAERVLALAPDEASVRAGRAQASAVRWTASGASGDAVWGQCQGSGKAPYQVIVELAEPAFRCTCPSRKFPCKHAVGLLLLWAEGVVADGDEPEWVDAWLRERASRVRQSTEPGERDEAAAATRAARRAGRVSGGVAELLGWLNDQVSTGLAVLDQSPDVLYGVAARMVDAQAGGLATALRRAAVIPGRGRDWPSRLLEELALLRALAKAYERVDELPEPLAATVRARIGFTVDTADVLASGERVSDEWLVAGHVDQESEQLVSRRVWLRGVESGRWALVLSFAGPGRTLDTSLIGGTRLRAVLAFYPGALPLRALVADKGDPVLAGRPEGGGIGDALAAYAGALAVDPWTERVPVMLGDVTPVRLGGGWGLSSSDGLALPLGAGVDPWALLAVSGGRPLTMAAELSPSGLRPLTCWDDDRAVRL from the coding sequence GTGCGGTGGACCGCTGAGCGCGTGCTCGCCCTGGCGCCGGATGAGGCGTCGGTCCGGGCGGGGCGGGCGCAGGCGTCGGCGGTGCGGTGGACCGCGTCGGGTGCGTCGGGGGACGCGGTCTGGGGCCAGTGCCAGGGCAGTGGCAAGGCGCCTTACCAGGTGATTGTCGAGTTGGCAGAGCCCGCGTTCCGCTGCACGTGTCCCAGCCGGAAGTTCCCCTGCAAGCACGCGGTCGGGCTCCTGCTCCTGTGGGCCGAGGGTGTCGTGGCAGATGGCGATGAGCCCGAGTGGGTCGATGCCTGGCTGCGTGAGCGGGCCAGTCGGGTACGCCAGTCCACTGAACCGGGCGAGCGCGACGAGGCGGCCGCCGCGACGCGGGCCGCGCGGCGGGCGGGGCGGGTCTCGGGTGGGGTGGCTGAGCTGCTTGGCTGGCTCAACGACCAGGTGAGCACCGGTCTGGCCGTGCTCGACCAGAGCCCGGACGTCCTCTACGGGGTCGCAGCGCGGATGGTCGACGCCCAGGCGGGTGGCCTGGCGACAGCGCTACGGCGGGCGGCGGTGATTCCGGGGCGGGGCCGGGACTGGCCGTCGCGGCTGTTGGAGGAGTTGGCACTGCTTCGGGCGCTGGCGAAGGCGTATGAGCGGGTCGACGAGCTGCCGGAGCCGCTGGCAGCCACCGTGCGCGCGCGGATCGGGTTCACGGTGGACACCGCCGACGTGCTCGCCTCGGGCGAGCGGGTCAGTGATGAGTGGCTGGTGGCGGGGCACGTCGACCAGGAGTCCGAGCAGCTGGTGTCGCGCCGGGTGTGGCTGCGTGGGGTCGAGTCGGGGCGGTGGGCGCTGGTGCTGTCCTTCGCCGGGCCAGGGCGGACGCTGGACACCTCCCTGATCGGCGGCACGCGGTTGCGGGCGGTCTTGGCCTTCTACCCGGGGGCGTTGCCGTTGCGCGCGCTTGTCGCCGACAAAGGGGATCCGGTGCTGGCCGGGCGGCCCGAGGGCGGCGGCATCGGCGACGCGCTCGCGGCCTACGCGGGCGCGCTGGCTGTGGATCCGTGGACGGAGCGCGTGCCGGTGATGCTGGGCGACGTCACGCCGGTGCGCCTCGGCGGCGGGTGGGGACTGTCCTCTTCGGACGGTTTGGCGCTGCCGCTGGGCGCGGGGGTCGACCCGTGGGCCCTGCTGGCGGTGTCGGGCGGCAGGCCGCTGACCATGGCCGCCGAGCTGTCCCCCAGCGGTCTGCGTCCCCTGACCTGCTGGGACGACGATCGGGCGGTGCGCCTGTGA
- a CDS encoding LCP family protein yields the protein MTFDKTESLIRDAITDQAARAVDPEAVLRELRRGSGARRGSRQAVLVFAAAAVVIAVVSAVVVPGLVRSDRPPAGTPDIAAAMADQTILVLGRDEFGYTDVVMLTRLTATGLTAISIPRDVFVDIPGHGPGRVNIAYARGRWAAEQRGQDAAASTKAGVETAMATVRSLAGVPIDHYAVIDMAAVPTMVDAVGGVEVCLRAATSDRYSGADFNAGRQTLSGAQALAFVRQRRSLPNGDLDRVKRQQAFFTALTAKVVAKGDLSAMVGVVRDHVVTDLDLVDLAQRASERTVRMGVIPVDGQIETPAVSALGVTGDKVRSYVGGMFNGPDQTGGGGTQDPPCVD from the coding sequence ATGACGTTCGACAAGACCGAGTCCCTCATCCGCGACGCCATCACCGACCAGGCGGCCCGCGCGGTCGACCCGGAGGCGGTCCTTCGGGAACTACGGAGAGGTTCAGGCGCGCGCCGCGGTTCGCGGCAGGCCGTACTGGTGTTCGCCGCGGCGGCGGTGGTCATCGCGGTGGTGTCCGCGGTGGTCGTGCCGGGCCTGGTGCGGAGCGACCGCCCGCCTGCCGGAACGCCCGACATCGCCGCCGCCATGGCCGACCAGACCATCCTGGTGCTGGGCAGGGACGAGTTCGGATATACCGACGTGGTCATGCTGACCCGGCTGACCGCGACCGGCCTGACCGCGATCTCGATCCCACGGGACGTCTTCGTGGACATCCCGGGCCACGGACCGGGCAGGGTCAACATCGCCTACGCGCGCGGCCGTTGGGCCGCCGAACAACGTGGCCAGGATGCGGCGGCGTCGACCAAGGCGGGCGTGGAGACCGCGATGGCGACGGTCCGCTCATTAGCCGGCGTCCCGATCGATCACTACGCCGTGATCGACATGGCCGCCGTGCCGACCATGGTGGACGCCGTCGGCGGCGTCGAGGTCTGCCTCCGCGCTGCCACCTCGGACAGGTACAGCGGGGCAGACTTCAACGCGGGCAGGCAGACGCTGTCCGGTGCCCAGGCACTGGCGTTCGTCAGACAGCGCCGCTCCCTGCCCAACGGCGACTTGGACCGGGTCAAGCGTCAACAGGCGTTCTTCACGGCCCTGACGGCCAAGGTGGTCGCCAAGGGGGACTTGTCCGCGATGGTCGGAGTGGTGCGGGATCACGTTGTCACCGACCTCGACCTCGTCGACCTGGCCCAGCGGGCGTCTGAGCGGACCGTACGAATGGGAGTCATCCCGGTCGACGGGCAGATCGAAACGCCCGCCGTGTCGGCGTTGGGCGTGACCGGGGACAAAGTGCGGTCATACGTGGGCGGCATGTTCAACGGACCTGATCAGACCGGGGGAGGTGGCACGCAAGATCCACCCTGCGTCGACTGA
- a CDS encoding SigE family RNA polymerase sigma factor yields MPSFDAFAADRLSWLLRYATALTCDPYLAQDIVQEVMLRAQSRWSRISALDAPDHYVKRMVTNEYLSWRRRRAARDVTSAHSTLEAISPPVRDPAHQHAERDAMRACIATLPRKQRAAIVLRYYEDNTDEEIAGVLGCSAGTVRSHISRALSTLRAAAPGFAVTEAYR; encoded by the coding sequence GTGCCGAGCTTCGACGCGTTCGCCGCTGATCGCCTGTCCTGGCTGTTGCGCTACGCCACGGCGCTGACCTGCGACCCGTACCTCGCGCAGGACATCGTGCAGGAGGTCATGCTCCGGGCGCAGTCCCGGTGGAGTCGGATCAGCGCGCTGGACGCCCCGGACCACTACGTCAAGCGCATGGTCACCAACGAGTACCTGTCCTGGCGCCGCAGACGCGCCGCGCGTGACGTCACCTCGGCGCATTCGACGCTCGAGGCGATCAGTCCGCCCGTGCGCGACCCGGCCCACCAACACGCCGAGCGCGACGCGATGCGGGCGTGCATCGCGACGCTGCCGCGCAAGCAGCGGGCGGCGATCGTCCTGCGCTACTACGAGGACAACACGGACGAGGAGATCGCCGGGGTCCTGGGCTGTTCCGCGGGAACGGTCCGCAGCCATATCTCCCGGGCGCTGAGCACCTTGCGTGCGGCGGCGCCGGGGTTCGCCGTGACGGAGGCCTACAGATGA
- a CDS encoding ABC transporter ATP-binding protein, whose protein sequence is MPRTPARYLLALVHTERRSFTLSLAYGTLCTISQALLPAAIGQGIDRGLIGRDQRALLWWGAAVLGLGVVAAVTGTLRDRAAFQARFGASYTVMRDTTRHAARLGAALSARMSTGDVVGIGAADMTRIGLAMENAARGAGAAAAILVVVAIMVDTSWRLGLVVLVGVPLIAALVSLLIRPTHARQQHLREQQAELTTLAVDIVDGLRVLRGIGGEDAFDARYRSQSQRVRESGVRVAMAESLIEGAKLLLPGVLVTVIVWLGARSVAAGDLGAGQLVAFYGYAVFLAGALRRVTSLIESATRAHVAAGRVITLLNARPDLRSGDRTPIHGTLTDPESGLTVPPEVFLGVACAAPSDAAEFADRLGRYHDSDATYAGIDLRDIDLPGLRRHVLVANNEAHLFTGPVSELATDRAIDTAQARDVVESTNWIAGAGREFSGGQRQRLRLARALTANPDVLILVEPTNAVDALTESHIGQAIADHRRGQATVVFTTSPILLGHAERVAYVEDGKVVAEAAHNDLMSDQRYRSLVTREEAE, encoded by the coding sequence ATGCCCCGCACCCCCGCGCGCTATCTGCTCGCCCTCGTCCACACCGAACGCCGGTCCTTTACCCTGTCTCTGGCCTACGGGACCTTGTGCACGATCTCCCAGGCCCTCCTCCCTGCCGCGATAGGCCAAGGAATCGATCGCGGCTTGATCGGCCGCGACCAGCGCGCTCTGCTGTGGTGGGGCGCGGCGGTGCTCGGGCTCGGCGTCGTCGCTGCGGTGACCGGGACGCTGCGGGACCGCGCCGCCTTCCAGGCCAGGTTCGGCGCGAGCTATACGGTCATGCGCGACACGACGCGCCACGCCGCGCGGCTCGGCGCCGCGCTGTCGGCCAGGATGTCGACCGGCGACGTGGTCGGCATCGGTGCCGCCGACATGACCCGGATCGGCCTGGCCATGGAGAACGCGGCGCGCGGCGCCGGGGCGGCGGCCGCCATCCTGGTGGTCGTTGCGATCATGGTCGACACCTCGTGGCGACTCGGCCTGGTCGTGCTGGTCGGTGTCCCTCTCATCGCCGCGTTGGTCTCGCTGCTCATCCGCCCGACGCACGCCCGCCAACAGCACTTGAGGGAACAGCAGGCCGAACTCACCACCCTGGCGGTCGACATCGTCGATGGCCTCCGCGTGCTGCGCGGCATCGGCGGCGAGGACGCCTTCGATGCCCGTTACCGGAGTCAGTCCCAGCGGGTCCGCGAATCAGGCGTGCGCGTGGCCATGGCCGAGTCCCTCATCGAGGGCGCGAAGCTGCTGCTACCGGGCGTGCTGGTGACGGTGATCGTCTGGCTCGGGGCCCGCTCCGTGGCGGCGGGCGACCTGGGTGCGGGACAACTGGTGGCGTTCTACGGCTACGCGGTGTTCCTCGCGGGCGCGCTGCGCCGGGTGACCTCGTTGATCGAAAGCGCGACCCGCGCCCACGTGGCCGCGGGCCGGGTGATCACCCTGCTCAACGCCCGACCAGACCTACGCTCTGGCGACCGGACACCGATCCACGGCACGCTGACCGATCCCGAGTCCGGGCTGACCGTCCCACCTGAGGTCTTCCTCGGCGTGGCGTGCGCGGCCCCCTCCGACGCCGCCGAATTCGCCGACCGCCTGGGCCGCTACCACGACAGCGACGCCACCTACGCAGGCATCGATCTGCGAGACATAGATCTACCCGGTCTACGACGGCACGTCCTGGTCGCGAACAACGAGGCCCACCTCTTCACCGGCCCGGTGAGCGAACTAGCGACCGATCGCGCGATCGACACCGCCCAGGCCCGCGATGTCGTCGAGTCGACGAACTGGATCGCGGGCGCGGGCCGGGAGTTCTCCGGCGGGCAACGACAGCGACTGCGGCTGGCCCGCGCGCTCACCGCGAACCCGGACGTGCTGATCCTGGTCGAACCGACCAACGCGGTGGACGCGCTCACCGAGTCACACATCGGCCAGGCGATCGCCGACCACCGACGCGGCCAGGCGACAGTCGTGTTCACCACCAGCCCGATCCTGCTCGGCCACGCCGAGCGAGTCGCCTATGTGGAGGACGGCAAGGTCGTCGCGGAGGCGGCGCACAACGACTTGATGAGCGATCAGCGCTATCGGTCCCTGGTCACTCGCGAGGAGGCAGAGTGA